AAATATACGATTCGCAATATCATTCCGGGATTGATATGGGCTGCAGGGAACATGTTTTTATTCATATCCCAGCCCCGTGTGGGAGTGGCTACTAGTTTTTCCCTTTCGCAAATGGGCATAGTCATCTCAACTATTGGCGGGATCATCATTTTACGTGAAAAGAAAACGAAGCGCCAACTAATTGGAATTGTAATTGGAATAATCTTGATCATCATAGCTGGGATTATGCTCGGGTTGGCAAAAAGTTAATTGGAGGGTGATTAAATGTATACAGATTTAGAAGGTAAGGTCGTTGTTATAACGGGTTCATCCACTGGTTTAGGAGAAGCGATGGCCATTCGCTTTGCTAAGGAAAAGGCAAAGGTCGTGGTTAATTATCGTACTAAATTAGAGGAAGCAGATAGTGTAATGGAAGAAATCAAAACAAATGGTGGGGAAGCCATTGCAGTAAAAGGCGATGTCACCATTGAAGAAGATGTCATTAACCTTGTTCAATCAGCGATAAAGAATTTCGGGAAACTTGATATATTCATCAATAATGCAGGAATTGAAAATCCGGTTCCATCTCACGAGATGCCGTTAAGCGACTGGAATAGGGTAATCAATACCAATCTAACAGGAAATTTCCTAGGCTGCCGTGAAGCTATCAAGTATTTTATCGAGAACGATATTAAAGGGAATGTTATAAACATGTCCAGTGTACATGAGATGATTCCCTGGCCTTTATTCGTTCACTATGCGGCAAGCAAGGGCGGGGTGAAGCTGCTTACGGAAACCCTGGCTCTTGAATATGCACCAAAAGGGATCCGTGTGAACAGCATTGGTCCTGGAGCCATCGCCACGCCAATAAATGCCGACAAGCTTGAAGATCCCGAAAAGAAAAAAGATCTTGAAAGCATGATTCCGATGGGGTATATCGGAAAGCCTGAAGAAATTGCTGCAGTTGCTGCATGGCTGGCATCTTCAGAATCCAGTTATGTAACGGGCATCACTCTATTCGCTGACGGAGGAATGACAAAATACCCCGCATTCCAAGCGGGAAGAGGATGAATTTAGTTAAATTCCTCTTTTATGATGCAACAAGAATCCCAGCAGGATCATTCCTGCTGGGATTCTTGTTAAAAAAGCATTAACGAGTGTGATGATTATACCAGCTAATGAAGTTATCGACGACCGCATCGATAAACTGGACAGTCGACTCATGTGTAAGCCTGCCTTCGTTATCGATTTTGTCATGCACTGCACCAACATATACTTCATTTCCGGGAAGGAGCGGGGAGGAGATGCCTAATGCGAATAGGATCTCACGCAAATGCAATTGAGCTTTAACCGTTCCTAATTGCCCCATTGACGCACCCATGATCCATGAAGGTTTGCCGATCAAGACTTTATCGACACGTGATAACCAATCGATTGCATTGCCCAATACGCCTGGAATCGTACCATTGTATTCAGGTGTTACCCACAAGACTGCATCTGCTTCGGCCACTTTGCTTTTAAATTCTTTTACAACTAATGGAGGGTCATTTTCAATATCTTGATCATAAAAAGGTAAATCCCGAATGTTCAAGATTTCGAGATCAAACCGATCTTGATATCTAGTTTGAATATATTTTGCTAGCTTAAGGTTGTAGGACTCTTTACGAATACTTCCCACTATTGCAACAACTTTCATCTTCAATACCTCCAAGGATTTGTAATGGATAATCATGTAAATATGTTCCACTTACCTATTATAATTGGAATATAAATGAAAGGGAAAAAGGATGCTTGAGAAATAATCATTCTGCGGATCACCCTTCATTCATACCACGGTGAAAATGCTTTTCCATGACATAGCCAAAAAAGGAGGCAAGCATTTGTTGAAACAGCATGCCAAGTACAACGGGAACAGCGACGGCAGCAGGGAAATAGGTTGTTGCAAGAACGGCTCCAGCACTGATGTTCCGCATACCGCCTGTAAATGTCAAGGTGATGATATCCTCCTTTTCCCATCTTAAATATGCACCGACCATCCAAGAAAGGGCATACCCTGAAGCAGCTATGAACAAAACCAGGAAGGCCATGATCATTAATTTCTTATCGAAATGGGTTAAGTAAGGAGCGATTTTTGAACTGTTCAATATGACTACGATTCCAACGCTTATCTTGGAAAATGGAGCTAAGCGGGGGGAAAGTGTAGATTGTATTTTCCCTTTTGTAGCCTGATTCAAGAACAAGGCAAGCATGGAGGGAAGAACGACCATTCCGATTAATCCTTTCACAATCGACCCCAAATCCATTTCGATCGAACCGCCTCCAAAAAGGGAAACACTGTAAGGAACGATGAATGGTGAGAGTAGGGTGTCGATCAAGATAATGGTTAGGGCAAGTATGGCATTCCCATTATAAATGGATACCCATATCATACTGGTGACACCGGTTGGTATCACTACAGCCAGGACTAGGCCGGTAATCGTGAAGGCATCACCATGAAACACTAAGTGGCCGAGACCAAAAGCCCAAATAGGCATGAGCATATGAAGGATGAGCAATACTATGAAAACAGGTAAAGGGTGGGTGACAGCCTGTTGCAAAGATTTAAAGTTGGAGCCTAAACTTCCGGAAAATGTTATGAAGGCGAATATCCATGGAACAAGAAAAGTGTAATCCATTAGATGTTCGGCCAATAGTACCCCAATCACCACGCTTAACGGTGTGATGAGAGGCATGATTTTATCCATTTGTTCATTTATTGCTTTCAGCATCATTCATTCACTTCCTGAGCTATTCTATTAAGTAAGTTTACCATATTCCTAAAGAAATAATTTGTAAGACAAGTAATTTGTCTATTTATTTTTTTGTATTTTTTAAAAATGATGAAAAGCATGTATTGGAAGGATAGATTTGGTGAGGGATTCATCGTTCCAAAAAGGGTTTTCCCGGTTGTGTTCATTAAAAAGAGATTTTGGCAGGTTTGTTCGATGCAGCGTTGTATATTCATCGAAAAATAGTTTAAAGTAGAGGGGAGAGGTGAAAGAAATGTCAGAAAAGGTTTCCAGTATAATGTGGTTTAGTCTTGCAGTACAAGCCCTGCTTGTTCTTGCTGATCATGATGGATTATGCAATAGTAATAAATTGGCTGATAAGCTTGATTCGGAGTCCGGCTTTCTTAGAAAAATATTAAGTAATTTAGTGAAGGCAGGGCTGATTCAAGCAAAGGAAGGCAGGGATGGGGGATATTCACTTGCCAGAAATCCCGAACAAATCATTCTTGCAGATATATACGCTGCAATTAAATCCGAACCTTTTTCAAAGGGCTTTCTTGATGTGAATGATAAGAAATGCTTTCAACCATCTTCACGCGAAGCTTTATGCGGTTTAAAAAACGAGATGGAGAGCTGGATTATACAAGGCTTGGAGCAGAAAACGATTGCTGATTTACTTTCGAAATCTTAATGTGAAAAACGAAACTGACATGGTTTCGTTTTTCTCAAACTGTATTTGACAAAAGAACAGTATGCGTAATATACTGTTCCTGTATTAATTACAGTTAAATGGAGGTCATTATAAATGACAAAAAATATAATGAGTAAAGAAGAGTACCTAAATAAATCGAAAGAATTGAATATACCGCTTGAAAA
The DNA window shown above is from Peribacillus sp. FSL P2-0133 and carries:
- a CDS encoding Rrf2 family transcriptional regulator → MSEKVSSIMWFSLAVQALLVLADHDGLCNSNKLADKLDSESGFLRKILSNLVKAGLIQAKEGRDGGYSLARNPEQIILADIYAAIKSEPFSKGFLDVNDKKCFQPSSREALCGLKNEMESWIIQGLEQKTIADLLSKS
- a CDS encoding SDR family oxidoreductase, with translation MYTDLEGKVVVITGSSTGLGEAMAIRFAKEKAKVVVNYRTKLEEADSVMEEIKTNGGEAIAVKGDVTIEEDVINLVQSAIKNFGKLDIFINNAGIENPVPSHEMPLSDWNRVINTNLTGNFLGCREAIKYFIENDIKGNVINMSSVHEMIPWPLFVHYAASKGGVKLLTETLALEYAPKGIRVNSIGPGAIATPINADKLEDPEKKKDLESMIPMGYIGKPEEIAAVAAWLASSESSYVTGITLFADGGMTKYPAFQAGRG
- a CDS encoding bile acid:sodium symporter family protein translates to MMLKAINEQMDKIMPLITPLSVVIGVLLAEHLMDYTFLVPWIFAFITFSGSLGSNFKSLQQAVTHPLPVFIVLLILHMLMPIWAFGLGHLVFHGDAFTITGLVLAVVIPTGVTSMIWVSIYNGNAILALTIILIDTLLSPFIVPYSVSLFGGGSIEMDLGSIVKGLIGMVVLPSMLALFLNQATKGKIQSTLSPRLAPFSKISVGIVVILNSSKIAPYLTHFDKKLMIMAFLVLFIAASGYALSWMVGAYLRWEKEDIITLTFTGGMRNISAGAVLATTYFPAAVAVPVVLGMLFQQMLASFFGYVMEKHFHRGMNEG
- a CDS encoding NAD(P)H-dependent oxidoreductase, whose product is MKVVAIVGSIRKESYNLKLAKYIQTRYQDRFDLEILNIRDLPFYDQDIENDPPLVVKEFKSKVAEADAVLWVTPEYNGTIPGVLGNAIDWLSRVDKVLIGKPSWIMGASMGQLGTVKAQLHLREILFALGISSPLLPGNEVYVGAVHDKIDNEGRLTHESTVQFIDAVVDNFISWYNHHTR